A region from the Fusobacterium simiae genome encodes:
- a CDS encoding alanine/glycine:cation symporter family protein, producing the protein MDLLDFIIGKINTVLWSYVLIALLLLSGLFYTLRTGFAQGRLLGDMVALITGKLSSLKDGEKKVAGQVTGFQAFCIAVASHVGTGNLAGVAIAVSIGGPGALFWMWIIALLGAATSMIENTLAQTYKVRNSDGGFRGGPSYYMEKALGQKNLGYIFSVIVIVTFAFIFNTVQANTIAKAFETSFNMTSYVAAGILAVLTALVIFGGLNRIANVVSLMVPVMAIAYVVVAIFVLALNIHHIPRLFLNIIEAAFGIKQAVGGAIGVAMLQGIKRGLYSNEAGMGSAPNAAATSNVSHPVKQGLLQAFGVFVDTILICSATGFIVLLYPEYNAGTNTGIQLTQSALSYSVGSWGMHFITLCIFLFAFSSLIGNYYYGEANLEFITKSKSSMFIFRVLVVLFVFWGSIASLGLVWDMADVFMGIMALINIIVIAILSPKAVAIIKDYMKQRKEGKNPVFRAKDIPGLENTECWDD; encoded by the coding sequence ATGGATTTACTAGATTTCATAATTGGAAAAATTAACACAGTTTTATGGTCTTACGTTCTTATTGCACTTTTACTGTTATCAGGGTTATTTTATACTTTGAGAACAGGTTTTGCACAAGGAAGATTATTAGGCGATATGGTTGCCTTGATCACTGGTAAACTTTCTTCACTTAAAGATGGCGAAAAGAAAGTAGCTGGACAAGTCACAGGATTTCAAGCATTTTGTATAGCAGTTGCTTCTCATGTTGGAACAGGTAATCTTGCAGGAGTTGCAATAGCTGTTTCAATTGGTGGTCCAGGAGCATTATTCTGGATGTGGATAATAGCACTTTTAGGTGCGGCAACAAGTATGATAGAAAATACTTTAGCTCAAACTTATAAAGTTAGAAATTCTGATGGAGGATTTAGAGGTGGACCTTCTTACTATATGGAAAAAGCCCTTGGTCAAAAAAATTTAGGTTATATTTTCTCAGTTATAGTTATAGTAACATTTGCTTTTATATTTAATACAGTTCAAGCTAATACAATAGCTAAAGCATTTGAAACTTCATTTAATATGACTTCATATGTAGCAGCAGGAATTTTAGCTGTTCTTACCGCATTGGTAATATTTGGTGGATTAAATAGAATAGCTAATGTTGTATCTCTAATGGTTCCAGTAATGGCAATTGCATATGTTGTTGTGGCAATATTCGTTTTAGCTCTTAATATTCATCATATTCCTAGATTATTTTTGAATATTATTGAAGCTGCTTTTGGTATAAAACAAGCAGTTGGTGGTGCAATAGGAGTTGCTATGCTTCAAGGTATTAAGAGAGGACTATATTCTAATGAAGCTGGTATGGGAAGTGCTCCAAATGCAGCTGCTACTTCAAATGTTTCTCACCCTGTAAAACAAGGTTTATTACAAGCATTTGGGGTATTTGTAGATACTATACTAATTTGTAGTGCAACTGGGTTTATTGTTTTACTATATCCAGAATACAATGCTGGAACAAATACTGGAATACAATTAACTCAATCAGCTCTTTCTTATTCAGTTGGTAGCTGGGGAATGCATTTTATAACTTTATGTATCTTCTTATTTGCATTTAGCTCATTAATAGGAAACTATTATTATGGTGAAGCAAACTTAGAATTTATAACTAAGAGTAAATCTTCTATGTTTATATTTAGAGTATTAGTTGTCCTATTTGTTTTCTGGGGCTCTATTGCAAGTTTAGGACTTGTTTGGGATATGGCAGATGTATTTATGGGAATTATGGCACTAATTAACATTATAGTTATAGCAATACTTTCTCCAAAAGCTGTGGCTATTATTAAAGACTATAT
- the ylxM gene encoding YlxM family DNA-binding protein, with amino-acid sequence MILDEFVEIANLLEIYSSLLSEKQKEYLKDHFENDLSLSEIAKNNNVSRQAIYDNIKRGVALLYNYEDKLKFYQAKKDIRKELINLKENFTKEKLEKIIENLF; translated from the coding sequence ATGATTTTAGATGAATTTGTTGAAATTGCTAATCTTTTAGAGATTTATTCTTCTCTTTTAAGCGAGAAACAAAAAGAATATTTAAAGGATCATTTTGAAAATGATTTATCACTTTCTGAAATAGCAAAAAATAATAATGTCAGTAGACAAGCAATTTATGATAATATTAAAAGAGGAGTGGCTCTTTTATATAATTATGAAGACAAATTGAAGTTTTATCAAGCAAAGAAAGATATAAGAAAAGAGTTAATTAATTTAAAAGAAAATTTCACAAAAGAAAAATTAGAAAAAATTATAGAAAACTTATTTTAA
- the glsA gene encoding glutaminase A — MEELLKELVEKNRKFAAAGNVANYIPELDKADKNALGIYVTTLDGQEFFAGDYNTKFTIQSISKIISLMLAILDNGEEYVFSKVGMEPSGDPFNSIRKLETSSRKKPYNPLINAGAIAVASMIKGKNERERFSRLLDFAKLITEDSSLDVNYKIFCGEADTGFRNYSMGYFLKGEGIIEGNVNEALNIYFKQCSIEGTAKTISTLGKFLANDGVLSNGERILTTRMAKIIKTLMVTCGMYDNSGEFAVRVGIPSKSGVGGGICSVVPGKMGIGVYGPSLDKKGNSLAGVHLLEDLSAELSLNIF, encoded by the coding sequence ATGGAAGAATTATTAAAGGAACTTGTAGAAAAAAATAGAAAATTTGCAGCAGCTGGTAATGTAGCAAATTATATTCCAGAACTAGATAAAGCAGATAAAAATGCTTTAGGAATCTATGTTACAACTTTAGATGGGCAAGAATTTTTTGCAGGGGATTATAATACAAAATTTACGATTCAAAGCATTTCAAAAATAATTTCTTTAATGCTTGCAATACTTGATAATGGAGAAGAATATGTTTTTTCAAAAGTTGGGATGGAACCAAGTGGTGATCCATTCAATTCAATTAGAAAACTTGAGACTTCAAGTAGAAAAAAACCATATAATCCTTTAATTAATGCAGGTGCAATAGCTGTTGCATCTATGATAAAAGGAAAAAATGAGAGAGAAAGATTTTCAAGATTATTAGACTTTGCAAAATTGATAACAGAAGATTCTTCATTAGATGTGAACTATAAAATTTTCTGTGGTGAAGCAGATACTGGATTTAGAAATTACTCTATGGGGTATTTTCTAAAAGGAGAAGGAATAATTGAAGGTAATGTAAATGAAGCACTTAACATTTACTTTAAGCAATGTTCAATAGAAGGAACAGCTAAAACTATTTCAACATTAGGAAAATTTTTAGCAAATGATGGTGTTCTTTCAAATGGTGAAAGAATTTTAACAACAAGAATGGCAAAAATTATTAAGACACTGATGGTAACTTGTGGAATGTATGATAATTCTGGAGAATTTGCAGTAAGAGTAGGAATCCCTTCAAAAAGTGGTGTAGGAGGTGGAATTTGCTCTGTTGTTCCAGGTAAAATGGGAATAGGAGTATATGGACCTTCACTTGATAAAAAAGGAAATTCTCTTGCAGGTGTACATTTACTAGAAGATTTATCAGCAGAGCTTTCTTTAAATATTTTTTAG